In the genome of Oncorhynchus masou masou isolate Uvic2021 unplaced genomic scaffold, UVic_Omas_1.1 unplaced_scaffold_2641, whole genome shotgun sequence, one region contains:
- the LOC135533765 gene encoding zinc finger CCCH domain-containing protein 13-like has translation KYFQRRDRDRDRDTDTDRDRDRDRDRETDTDRERDRDRDRDRETETETETERERDRERERERERERDRDRDRDTDRERDRDRDRDRERDRDRDRDRDRDRDTDTDRERDRDRERERQRERERQRERERERDRDRDRDTDTDRERDRDRDRDRDRETETETERERQRERERQRQRQRQRQRERQRQRQRQRQRERQRERQRERQRERETERERERERETETERQRQRQRQRQRQRQRQRQRDRDRERQRETERDRDRERARERDRQREREAETETERQRERERERERETERQRETEIETEIETEIDRETERERERERETDRERERQRQRDRETERDRDRDRDRDRDRDRDRQRDRERERERERDRETERDRDRDRDRDRDRDRDRQRDRERERERDRERERQRDRETERQRERP, from the coding sequence AAATACtttcagaggagagacagagacagagacagagacacagacacagacagagacagagacagagacagagacagagagacagacacagacagagagagagacagagacagagacagagacagagagacagagacagagacagagacagagagagagagagacagagagagagagagagagagagagagagagagagacagagacagagacagagacacagacagagagagagacagagacagagacagagacagagagagagacagagacagagacagagacagagacagagacagagacacagacacagacagagagagagacagagacagagagagagagagacagagagagagagagagacagagagagagagagagagagagagacagagacagagacagagacacagacacagacagagagagagacagagacagagacagagacagagacagagagacagagacagagacagagagagagagacagagagagagagagagacagagacagagacagagacagagacagagagagagacagagacagagacagagacagagacagagagagagacagagagagagacagagagagagacagagagagagagagacagagagagagagagagagagagagagagacagagacagagagacagagacagagacagagacagagacagagacagagacagagacagagacagagagacagagacagagagagacagagagagacagagagggacagagacagagagagagcgagagagagagacaggcagagagagagagaggcagagacagagacagagagacagagagagagagagagagagagagagagagagacagagagacagagagagacagagatagagacagagatagagacagagatagacagagagacagagagagagagagagagagagagagagacagacagagaaagagagagacagagacagagagacagagagacagagagagacagagatagagacagagatagagacagagatagagacagagatagacagagagacagagagagagagagagagagagagagagacagagagacagagagagacagagatagagacagagatagagacagagatagagacagagatagacagagagacagagagagagagagagagagagacagagagagagagagacagagagacagagagacagagagacagagagagagaccctga